The Pelagovum sp. HNIBRBA483 sequence GGGGCGCTGGTACCGTTTCCGCCGGATTACGATCCCGCAGATCATGCCGGTGATCGTGTCGATGGCGCTGCTTTCCGCGATCTTTACCTTCAACAGCTTCGAGATCATCTGGATCCTGACGGAGGGCGGACCGCGCAGCGCGACCACGACCCTTATCATCGATACCTACAAGACCGCGATCGGGAACTTCAAATTTGGCGAAGGCGCCGCGCGGGCGGTGGTGATCGTTGTCCTGCTGGCAATCTTCTCGCTGATCTACCTGTTCTTCCTGAACAAGGTGAACAAGCACTACGGGGTGAAGTAAGATGATGGACCGTTACACAAAGCTGCAAATGGCGGGCATCTACATTGCGGTTGCGATCTTCCTGATCTTCATCCTACTGCCGTTCTTCGAGATGTTCATGGCTTCACTTCGGCCGCTGGAGCATCTGTTCCGCAGTCCGTACCAGTTCTGGTCTGATGATTTTAGCTTTAGGGCCTATCGTGACATGTGGGTCACGGTGCCGCTCTTGGGGCGCTACATCCTCAATTCGGTGTTCATTGCCGGATCGGTGACGCTCCTGACGATGATATTGGTGGTGCCGGCGGCCTATGCCTATGCGCGGCTCGACTTCCCGTTCAAATCCGCATCGCTGGGGATGTTCCTTGGGGTCAATATGTTTACCGGCGCGGTGTTGTTGATCCCGCTCTATCGGGTGCTGAGCACGCTGGGCCTGCTGAACACTTATTGGGCGATGATTGTTCCCGGTGTGGCGTTCCTGATCCCGACCGGCATCTGGCTGCTGCGCTCGTATCTGGAAAAAATTCCTGTCGAGCTGGAAGAAGCTGCGTATGTGGATGGTGCGAGCCGCCTTTACACGTTGCGCCGTGTTGTGCTGCCGCTGGCGGTGCCGGGGCTGATCGTTGTCGGTACCGCGATCTTTATCGGTGCCTATGCGCAGCAATTCCTGTTCGCGATCACATTCAACCAAACGCGCGAATACCAGCCGTTGCCTGCCGGTTTGTTTGAGTTCGTCGGCTACCAGACGGTGACGTGGAACGAGATGATGGCTGCCGCGCTGACAGGCGTGCTGCCGGTGATGCTGATTTTCCTATTCTTGCAGAAATACCTTGTGGCCGGACTGACCGCAGGGGCTGTGAAAGAATAACAACCAAGGTCCAAAAAGGGAGAGACCAAGATGAGTAACCTGAAGACGTTAACAGTGGGAGCGGCGCTTCTTTGCGGGTCGGCGCTTTCGGCGCAGGCGGAAGAGCTGCACTTCATTATGTGCGGTGGTGAAGCCTTCCACGCCGACGAGAAGGTCGTTTCTGACTTTGAGGCTGCGAACCCGGGCGTGACGGTGAACCTTGAGCAGGTTCCGTGGGGCACTTGCCAAGACAAGGCGCTGACGCTCGCTGCCGCAGGCAACCCGCCCTCGATCGCCTATATGGGCAGCCGCACGCTGCGCCAGTTGGCCAACAACGATCTGATCGTTCCGGCGCAAATCTCTGACGAAACCCGCGGTGCGTACCAGCCGGGCATCCTGAACACCGTTACCATCGAAGGCACCGAGTGGGGCTACCCGCGCGCGTTCTCGACCAAGGCGATGTTCATCAACTGTGATCTGGCGGAAGCCGCTGGCGCTACCTGTGAAGCGCCTGAGACATGGGATGACATGTATGCGCTCGCCAAAGCGATCAACGACAACACCGACGCCGCAGGCGTTGGTCTTGCGGGCAAAGATTTCGACAACACGATGCACCAGTTCCTGAACTACCTGTACTCGAACGGCGGTGTTGTGATCGACTCGCAGACGGGCGAAAACATGCTCGACAGCGACCAGACCCGCGAAACGCTGGAGTTTTACGGCACGCTTGTGGAAGTGGCGCAGGAAGGCCCGACCGCTTGGGAGCGTTCTCAGCTGACCGACCTTTATAACGACGGTAAGATCGGTATGTACATTAACGGCCCGTGGGGACGTGGTGCGCATAACGACAGCATCAACGAGATCACCGTTCCGGTTCCGCATGGGCCGAGCGGCGATAACGGGACCATCCTGATCACCGACTCGATTGCCGTGTTCAAGGGCTCTGGCCACGAGGAACTGGCGCATGAGCTTGCAGCGATGCTGACAACTGGAGAGAGCCAATATGCGCTTGATACCGAGTGGGGCCTGACGCCGATCTTCGACTATGCGAAGCTCGGCTTCGAGAACCCGTATTACGAGGGTGACGACTACTGGCAGGTCTTTATCAACGGGATCGCGGCAGGTGGCCCCGAGCCGCTTGTTGAAGATTTCAAATCGCTTCAGTCGGTCTTCACCAACATGATCCAAGGCGTCATCCTCGATGACGACACCGTGGAAAACTTGGTTGAAATCGCGGGCGAAGAGCTCGACGACGCGCTGTAAGCGCAGCCTCCCTGATCCGGGCGGGTGGTGAGTGCCGCCCGGATCGCACTTCTCTCTCATTCGACAAACAGGATAAGCCCGTGGCAACTCTTGATCTGGAAAAAATCAGCAAATCATTTGGTGCAGCCAAGGTTCTGCATGACATTGACCTCGCCATTCGCGACAAGGAGTTCGTTGTCTTCGTCGGGCCGTCGGGATGCGGAAAATCGACACTGTTGCGTATCATCGCGGGGCTGGAAGAGGCGACAGCCGGCAAGATGGTCATTGGCGGTGAGGATGTCAGCGCCGCGCCGCCGGTCGAGCGGGGCATTTCGATGGTGTTCCAATCCTACGCGCTTTATCCTCATCTTTCTGTTTATGAAAATATTGCCTTCCCTTTGCGGGTCCAAAAGATGCCCGCTGGCGAACTGGACGCGCGGGTGAAGAAGGCCGCGGGTATCTTGCAGCTGACCGATAAGCTGCAACTGAAGCCGGGGCAGCTATCGGGTGGTCAGCGGCAGCGGGTCGCGATTGGCCGGTCGATTGTGCGGGAGCCACGGGTGTTCCTGTTTGATGAACCGCTCTCCAACCTTGATGCGGCCCTGCGCGGCGATATGCGGGTGGAGCTGTCGCAGCTGCACCGCGAGCTGGACGCCACGATGGTTTATGTGACGCATGATCAGGTTGAGGCGATGACGATGGCTGACCGGATTGTCGTTTTGAACGGTGGTCATGTAGAGCAGTTTGGAACGCCGATGGAACTCTACCATCATCCGGCGACCAAATTTGTAGCCAGTTTCATTGGCCAGCCAAATATGAATTTTGTCCCTGCCGTGGTGGCGGCAGTTGATGCGCAGGGCGTGAAGGTCGATCTGAAATCCGGCGGGAGCCTTGTGCTGCCTGTTGAGCCGGGGACTACCAAGCCGGGCGATGCGGTCGAGGTGGGTATGCGGCCCGAAGACCTGAGTGCTGGCGATGGCATGGCGCTTAACGTGAGGGTGCTTGAGCGCCTTGGCGGTGTGACGATTGCCTATGGCGCGCTCTCGGACGGGACCACCTTCTGCGCGTCTTTGGACGGGGTGACCGTGGCGAGCGAAGGAGAGCCGCTGGGATTGACGGTCAATCCGGCCGACTGTCACGTTTTCACTGCTTCCGGCGAGGTATTGCGCCGCAAGCAAGCCCCCATGTTTGACGTTTGAGGGGCTGCTGTGAGAGTAGCGACCGCTGGAATAGGGCTGAGGCCCGCGCATGTTCTTTCGATCTTTAAGGAGACGATGCCGGAGATCGAATTTGTAGGCTATGTCGACCCGCAATCGACCTACCTTGGGATGATCGGCGCGGAGGTTCCGCAGTTCGAAACCGTTGAGGAGATGCTGGCCGCATGCAAGCCGGATTTGTTCTTCGTGGGATCGCCGAACCGCTTTCACCTAGATCATATCCGCGCGGGGCTGGAGGCGGATGTTCCGCATATCTTCACCGAGAAGCCGGTGGTGGTTTCGATCCCCGAAACGATCGAGCTGGCACGCCTGTTGGCGCAGCATGGCGGGGCATCGCGGCTGATGGTGGGGCTGGTTTTGCGCTATTCCCAGCACATGGTGGATTTGCGGCAGGCGATGGCGGATGGGGCGCTGGGCAAGATCGTATCGCTTGAGGCCAACGAGCATATCGGGCCTTATCATGGCGCCTTTTTCATGCGCGACTGGCGGCGAATGGAGCATAACTCCGGCGGGTTCATGCTCGAGAAATGCTGCCACGACCTTGATATCTACAACATGGTCACCGGATCGCGGCCTGCGCGGGTGGCGAGCTTTGGCGGGCGCAAGTCCTTTGTGCCGGCCCATGCGCCGACTTCGAACGCGGAGGCGGAAATCTTTCATGTCAAGAAATCGATCTGGGATTCTGTCGACGATCCGTTCCATTCGGACGGGGACATCATCGATTTTCAAACGGCGATCCTCGAGTATGAAACGGGTGCGAGCCTTGCATTTCATACCAATCTGAACGTGCCCGACGAGCATCGCCGTTTCTGTATCCTCGGCGCGATGGGGATGGCGGAAGGGGATTTTGTGCGCGGTTTTCTGAAAGTGACGCGGCGGGACGGGTCAACTTATGCCGAACATGATTACACGCAGGGCGAACAGGCGCAGTTGAGCCATCATTACGGGGCGGATCATCTGATGGCGGCTGATATCGCCAAATATCTGCGCGGACAGTCTGCGACGCTCCCGGTTTCTATCGTGGATGCTTTGGAGGCTGGCGTTGCGGCGCTTGCGCTGGATCAGGCGCGTGCATCGCGGCAGGTCGTTGATTTGGCTGAGACGTGGCAGGAGTTCGACCAATACAAGCTGAGGGCGGTTTAATGATGGCAGAACAGCACGCAGCAGGCCGACTGATGGCGGCTGAACTGGCGGAGTCCGGCTTTGTGTTCAAAAGGGCGGCCATGCAAGATCACTCAGAGGCTGTGGCGCGGGTGGGTTTGGCGCAGGCGTCGGCTTTCTACACCATCGCGCGGGGGTCTTCGGACGCGGCGGCGAATATCATATCGTATGAATTCATGCGCGAGTTGGGCATTCCGGTGACGTCTTTGCCGCCGTCGGTCTTTTCCGTCGGGTCTGGAGTACGGATGGAGGGTAAGGCTGGATTGGTCATCTCCCAATCAGGGGCCAGCGAGGATTTGGTGCGTGCGACGAAGGGTATCCATCAGGCAGGTGGGCAGGTTGTGGCGATTACCAATGTTGAAGGCTCGGACGTGGAAGCTGCGGCGGACGTGACTTTCCGCATCGGGGCAGGGCCGGAGCTTGCGGTTCCGGCGACGAAAACGGTGATTGGTTCCATTGCTGCGGGATTGGCGCTGCTCGCTGCATTGAAGCCCAGTTACAAAGTTGCGTTGGAGGCGTCGGTCACGGCGTTTGATGCCATCGAAAATTTGCCGCCCGAGGTGCATGCGCGTCTGCGTGCGGCTTTGCTGCGCGCGCAGCATGTCTATGTCGTTGGGCGTGATACGGGCTTTGGTGCCGCGCATGAAGTGGCGCTGAAGATCAAGGAAACCTGCGCTATTCATGCGGAGGCCTATTCGGCATCCGAAGTGCTGCATGGCCCACTGCAATTGGCGACCAACCCGCTTACGGTGCTGGTGCTTGATACCGGCGCTCCAGGGACCGCCGAAAGCATCGACAATGCGGTCGCACGGTTCGGGGCAACCGGCGCGCATGTGGTACGCTTGACCCCAACAGCGGATGGATTGACACCGGCCGCAGCCGCGGCGGCGCTGTTACGCCATATCTATCCTGTTATTCTAGATGTTGCATTGGCCCTCGGGCTTGATCCAGATGCACCGACGACCCTTGCAAAGGTAACGATGACACGATGACAGGACGAGATCTCACCCGATGGGCCACATGGGACGAGATATGTGCGCAGCCGGATATCTGGAAGGATTGGGCGCGGACCTGCGATTTTGCAGCGCATCAAGGATGGATCGCGCAGCAGTCGTTTGACGAGGTGTGGTTCTGTGGCGCGGGAACCAGTGCGTTCATCGGCGACATCATCGTGGCGGGGCTTGAAGGCCAACGGGGTCTAGAGCGGTTTCGGTCGGTTCCGTCGACGGATCTCGTGGCGCGTCCGCAGGCGTTCCTGACCGGAAGGCGGCCACTGGTGGTGAGCTTCGGGCGGTCGGGGAATTCGTCTGAAAGTATCGGTACGCTTGATGCGCTGGATGCGCTCGCGCCGGATGCGCCACGTCTGAACATCACCTGCAACGGCGAAAGCACGCTGGCAATGCGGCAAGGGGTGAATAATCGTGTGATTGTTCTTCCCGAGGCGACGCATGACAGCGGTTTTGCGATGACAAGCAGCTTCTCGACGATGCTTCTGACGGCGTTGATGCTGTTTGCCGATGGTGAGAGCGACCCTGAGAAACTGCACCGCGCGGCGGTGGAATTTGCGCGGTTATTCCCGCAATTCGAGGCGGCGATTGGCGCGGCGCCTGAGCGCGCGGTGTTTCTTGGAACTGGCGCGATGACCTTTGCTGCGCGGGAAGCGGCGCTGAAGGTGATGGAGCTTTCGGCAGGGGCGATCCCGTGCCTGTGGGACAGCGTTCTGGGATTCCGTCATGGGCCGAAGTCGTTTGTGAATGACGGGACGCTTGTTGTTGTGTTCACCAGTGGTGCGGCCCCTGAAGCAAAATATGAAGCAGACCTGATCGCTGAATTGCGGATGCAGTTCCCTCAGGCCCGTGTGCTGGCCATCGGGCCTGAGGGGGACATTCTGATGGAGCATCCAGACGGGGCGGTTTGGGCCGCGCCGAATGCGATCCTCTATGCGCAACTTGCAGGCGCCTATTGGGCCGATGCGATGGGCTTGCACGTTGATGACCCCTTTGCAGGGCGGGGAACGCTATCAAGGGTGGTTTCCGGTGTGACGCTTTACGAGGTGGCGCGGTGATTGCCTATGCGGGGATAGATCTGGGCGGGACGAAGGCCGAGGCACAGCTGTTTGATACGGAGTGGCAGCTTGTCGAGCGGCGGCGTGTTTCGACGCCGGAGACGTATGAGGCTTTGGTCGAGGCGCTGGTGGAACTGGTTCGCTGGGTGAAGGACAAGGCGGAGATTGCGATCCCTA is a genomic window containing:
- a CDS encoding sugar ABC transporter substrate-binding protein — encoded protein: MSNLKTLTVGAALLCGSALSAQAEELHFIMCGGEAFHADEKVVSDFEAANPGVTVNLEQVPWGTCQDKALTLAAAGNPPSIAYMGSRTLRQLANNDLIVPAQISDETRGAYQPGILNTVTIEGTEWGYPRAFSTKAMFINCDLAEAAGATCEAPETWDDMYALAKAINDNTDAAGVGLAGKDFDNTMHQFLNYLYSNGGVVIDSQTGENMLDSDQTRETLEFYGTLVEVAQEGPTAWERSQLTDLYNDGKIGMYINGPWGRGAHNDSINEITVPVPHGPSGDNGTILITDSIAVFKGSGHEELAHELAAMLTTGESQYALDTEWGLTPIFDYAKLGFENPYYEGDDYWQVFINGIAAGGPEPLVEDFKSLQSVFTNMIQGVILDDDTVENLVEIAGEELDDAL
- a CDS encoding SIS domain-containing protein; this encodes MTGRDLTRWATWDEICAQPDIWKDWARTCDFAAHQGWIAQQSFDEVWFCGAGTSAFIGDIIVAGLEGQRGLERFRSVPSTDLVARPQAFLTGRRPLVVSFGRSGNSSESIGTLDALDALAPDAPRLNITCNGESTLAMRQGVNNRVIVLPEATHDSGFAMTSSFSTMLLTALMLFADGESDPEKLHRAAVEFARLFPQFEAAIGAAPERAVFLGTGAMTFAAREAALKVMELSAGAIPCLWDSVLGFRHGPKSFVNDGTLVVVFTSGAAPEAKYEADLIAELRMQFPQARVLAIGPEGDILMEHPDGAVWAAPNAILYAQLAGAYWADAMGLHVDDPFAGRGTLSRVVSGVTLYEVAR
- a CDS encoding SIS domain-containing protein; this encodes MMAEQHAAGRLMAAELAESGFVFKRAAMQDHSEAVARVGLAQASAFYTIARGSSDAAANIISYEFMRELGIPVTSLPPSVFSVGSGVRMEGKAGLVISQSGASEDLVRATKGIHQAGGQVVAITNVEGSDVEAAADVTFRIGAGPELAVPATKTVIGSIAAGLALLAALKPSYKVALEASVTAFDAIENLPPEVHARLRAALLRAQHVYVVGRDTGFGAAHEVALKIKETCAIHAEAYSASEVLHGPLQLATNPLTVLVLDTGAPGTAESIDNAVARFGATGAHVVRLTPTADGLTPAAAAAALLRHIYPVILDVALALGLDPDAPTTLAKVTMTR
- a CDS encoding Gfo/Idh/MocA family protein — its product is MRVATAGIGLRPAHVLSIFKETMPEIEFVGYVDPQSTYLGMIGAEVPQFETVEEMLAACKPDLFFVGSPNRFHLDHIRAGLEADVPHIFTEKPVVVSIPETIELARLLAQHGGASRLMVGLVLRYSQHMVDLRQAMADGALGKIVSLEANEHIGPYHGAFFMRDWRRMEHNSGGFMLEKCCHDLDIYNMVTGSRPARVASFGGRKSFVPAHAPTSNAEAEIFHVKKSIWDSVDDPFHSDGDIIDFQTAILEYETGASLAFHTNLNVPDEHRRFCILGAMGMAEGDFVRGFLKVTRRDGSTYAEHDYTQGEQAQLSHHYGADHLMAADIAKYLRGQSATLPVSIVDALEAGVAALALDQARASRQVVDLAETWQEFDQYKLRAV
- a CDS encoding ABC transporter ATP-binding protein produces the protein MATLDLEKISKSFGAAKVLHDIDLAIRDKEFVVFVGPSGCGKSTLLRIIAGLEEATAGKMVIGGEDVSAAPPVERGISMVFQSYALYPHLSVYENIAFPLRVQKMPAGELDARVKKAAGILQLTDKLQLKPGQLSGGQRQRVAIGRSIVREPRVFLFDEPLSNLDAALRGDMRVELSQLHRELDATMVYVTHDQVEAMTMADRIVVLNGGHVEQFGTPMELYHHPATKFVASFIGQPNMNFVPAVVAAVDAQGVKVDLKSGGSLVLPVEPGTTKPGDAVEVGMRPEDLSAGDGMALNVRVLERLGGVTIAYGALSDGTTFCASLDGVTVASEGEPLGLTVNPADCHVFTASGEVLRRKQAPMFDV
- a CDS encoding carbohydrate ABC transporter permease, which codes for MMDRYTKLQMAGIYIAVAIFLIFILLPFFEMFMASLRPLEHLFRSPYQFWSDDFSFRAYRDMWVTVPLLGRYILNSVFIAGSVTLLTMILVVPAAYAYARLDFPFKSASLGMFLGVNMFTGAVLLIPLYRVLSTLGLLNTYWAMIVPGVAFLIPTGIWLLRSYLEKIPVELEEAAYVDGASRLYTLRRVVLPLAVPGLIVVGTAIFIGAYAQQFLFAITFNQTREYQPLPAGLFEFVGYQTVTWNEMMAAALTGVLPVMLIFLFLQKYLVAGLTAGAVKE